One Leifsonia shinshuensis DNA window includes the following coding sequences:
- a CDS encoding aromatic amino acid ammonia-lyase, giving the protein MRTVRFGAEAPSVSDIVAVAEGAPVELDGDARATITASRAVVDRAIESGEAVYGLNRRLGAGRDDTVEADDLAAFQRRTIANHRGGIGEPLTETEARAVVAARLAGFTRGGAGVRPELAEAYAALLNAGVTPRIPSRGSVGAADLTALAEVAAVVIGTGTVLRDGGALPAAEALEAAGLTPIELAPHEALAALSANALSVGVGSLAAVAARQLAEAADLVVALSLEAVAAHGPAGNLSPYAEAVAEARGGDGQRASAHAIRAALSGSALEAPGRTVSVQDPLAFRTAPQLHGALREAVARLRSELEVELAARTENPVVDLPSGRLVSGGNFQALPLALALENLRLALAHVAEASERRAAALSLALAPARREGRTRVPGLLLYAAADAVAEVRQLAAPATLGSSTLSGVEDHATYAPLALRLLQRSLALTGDVLAVEALHAADLLGVLDAAPTGAGTRPLASALTAALAADAAPAAALVAEATHLLLG; this is encoded by the coding sequence ATGCGCACCGTCCGGTTCGGCGCAGAGGCGCCGTCGGTCTCCGACATCGTGGCGGTCGCGGAAGGTGCGCCGGTGGAGCTCGACGGCGACGCGCGTGCGACCATCACGGCCTCCCGCGCCGTCGTGGATCGCGCCATCGAGTCCGGCGAGGCGGTCTACGGCCTGAACCGCCGGCTCGGCGCGGGGCGCGACGACACGGTGGAGGCCGACGACCTGGCGGCCTTCCAGCGCCGCACCATCGCGAACCACCGCGGCGGCATCGGCGAACCGCTGACCGAGACCGAGGCGCGCGCCGTCGTCGCCGCCCGGCTCGCCGGGTTCACGCGCGGGGGAGCGGGCGTGCGGCCGGAGCTGGCCGAGGCGTACGCGGCGCTGCTGAACGCGGGCGTGACGCCGCGCATCCCGTCGCGCGGCTCGGTCGGAGCGGCGGACCTGACCGCGCTGGCTGAGGTCGCCGCGGTCGTCATCGGCACCGGCACCGTGCTCCGCGACGGCGGAGCGCTGCCTGCTGCGGAGGCGCTGGAGGCCGCGGGCCTGACGCCGATCGAGCTGGCGCCGCACGAGGCGCTCGCCGCCCTCAGCGCCAACGCACTGAGCGTGGGCGTCGGCTCGCTCGCCGCCGTGGCAGCCCGGCAGCTCGCGGAGGCCGCCGACCTGGTCGTCGCCCTGTCGCTGGAGGCGGTCGCCGCCCACGGCCCCGCGGGCAACCTCAGCCCGTACGCGGAGGCCGTGGCCGAGGCGCGCGGAGGCGACGGCCAGCGGGCGTCGGCGCACGCGATCCGCGCCGCGCTGTCGGGCAGCGCCCTGGAGGCGCCCGGCCGGACGGTCAGCGTGCAGGACCCGCTCGCCTTCCGAACGGCGCCACAGCTGCACGGAGCGCTGCGGGAGGCCGTCGCGCGCCTCCGGTCGGAGCTGGAGGTCGAGCTCGCCGCGCGCACGGAGAACCCGGTGGTCGACCTCCCGAGCGGCCGGCTCGTCTCCGGCGGCAACTTCCAGGCCCTCCCGCTGGCGCTCGCGCTGGAGAACCTGCGCCTCGCCCTCGCGCACGTGGCGGAGGCCTCCGAGCGCCGCGCCGCCGCCCTCTCGCTCGCGCTCGCGCCCGCCCGCAGGGAGGGCCGGACGCGCGTCCCCGGCCTGCTGCTCTACGCGGCGGCGGACGCCGTCGCCGAGGTGCGCCAGCTCGCGGCGCCGGCCACGCTCGGCAGCTCGACGCTCTCAGGCGTGGAGGACCATGCGACCTACGCGCCGCTCGCGCTCCGTCTCCTGCAGCGGTCGCTCGCGCTGACCGGCGACGTCCTGGCGGTCGAGGCGCTGCACGCCGCCGACCTGCTCGGCGTGCTCGACGCGGCGCCCACCGGAGCGGGCACGCGGCCGCTCGCCTCCGCGCTCACCGCGGCGCTCGCCGCTGACGCGGCCCCCGCCGCCGCGCTCGTCGCCGAAGCAACGCACCTCCTCCTCGGCTGA
- a CDS encoding GNAT family N-acetyltransferase codes for MIQPQSGLAATARVVVTRPDDPLAAPLVEELSREYDERYGFNDGIPSSAELSRYPAERFTAEEGGTFLLLVDADGTPVAGGAFMREDDDTVEVKRVWTHSGFRRQGLARRVMSELEAEAARRGVGTVVLTTGARQPEAVALYISLGYSPLFDLDGDWEAVSYLGFRKDL; via the coding sequence GTGATCCAACCGCAATCCGGCCTCGCCGCGACGGCCCGCGTGGTCGTCACCCGCCCCGACGATCCGCTCGCCGCACCTCTGGTCGAGGAGCTGTCGCGCGAGTACGACGAGCGCTACGGATTCAACGACGGCATCCCCTCCTCGGCGGAGCTGTCGCGCTACCCGGCCGAGCGCTTCACGGCCGAGGAGGGCGGGACCTTCCTGCTGCTGGTGGACGCGGACGGCACGCCCGTCGCGGGCGGCGCCTTCATGCGGGAGGACGACGACACCGTGGAGGTCAAGCGGGTCTGGACGCACTCCGGGTTCCGCCGCCAGGGCCTCGCCCGTCGGGTGATGAGCGAACTGGAGGCCGAGGCTGCGCGCCGCGGCGTCGGGACGGTCGTGCTCACCACGGGGGCGCGCCAGCCGGAGGCCGTCGCTCTGTACATCTCGCTCGGCTACTCGCCGCTGTTCGACCTCGACGGCGACTGGGAGGCCGTGTCGTACCTCGGGTTCCGCAAGGACCTGTAG
- a CDS encoding ABC transporter substrate-binding protein gives MRIRSVAPVAALAAVAALALSGCVDNSTPSSSGSASSAAFDVKKDDSLANSLPSKIKSAGVLTVGMDDTYPPNEYKDDNGNPAGWEVDFTNAIGQKLGLKINYAIAKFDNIIPSITGGKDDFGMSSFTDTVEREKQVDFVNYYNAGILWASAKGKNVDPDNACGMKVAVQSTTYEDTDEVPAKSKACTDKGKPAIQALRYDNQDDATNAVILGKADALSADSPVTLYAVSKSNGKLQAAGKTFDVAPYGIPVAKNSDLTPVLQKTVQALIDDGTYKKILDKWGVADGGVTKADLNAASKS, from the coding sequence ATGCGCATCCGTTCCGTGGCCCCCGTGGCCGCCCTCGCCGCCGTCGCAGCGCTCGCGCTGTCCGGCTGTGTCGACAACTCCACCCCCTCGTCGAGCGGCTCAGCGTCGAGCGCCGCGTTCGACGTGAAGAAGGACGACTCGCTCGCGAACAGCCTCCCGTCGAAGATCAAGTCGGCGGGCGTTCTGACCGTCGGCATGGACGACACGTACCCGCCCAACGAGTACAAGGACGACAACGGCAACCCCGCCGGCTGGGAGGTCGACTTCACCAACGCCATCGGGCAGAAGCTCGGCCTGAAGATCAACTACGCGATCGCCAAGTTCGACAACATCATCCCGAGCATCACCGGAGGCAAGGACGACTTCGGGATGTCCTCGTTCACCGACACCGTCGAGCGCGAGAAGCAGGTCGACTTCGTCAACTACTACAACGCCGGCATCCTGTGGGCGTCCGCCAAGGGCAAGAACGTCGACCCGGACAACGCGTGCGGCATGAAGGTCGCCGTCCAGTCGACCACCTACGAGGACACCGACGAGGTCCCCGCCAAGTCGAAGGCCTGCACCGACAAGGGCAAGCCGGCCATCCAGGCGCTCCGCTACGACAACCAGGACGACGCCACCAACGCGGTCATCCTCGGCAAGGCCGACGCGCTCAGCGCCGACTCGCCCGTCACCCTGTACGCGGTCTCGAAGTCGAACGGCAAGCTCCAGGCCGCCGGCAAGACCTTCGACGTCGCGCCGTACGGCATCCCGGTCGCGAAGAACTCCGACCTGACGCCGGTGCTGCAGAAGACCGTCCAGGCCCTGATCGACGACGGCACCTACAAGAAGATCCTCGACAAGTGGGGCGTCGCCGACGGCGGCGTCACCAAGGCCGACCTCAACGCCGCGTCGAAGAGCTGA
- a CDS encoding amino acid ABC transporter permease, translating into MSQGNPAGPATGAAPSPAGAPPSEPIKAIKLRHPWRIVFAVVLILLFVWFVIDASQRSAYGWQYVGKYVFDKRISAAALVTLQLTIYSMVIGVILGLVLAVMRLSPNPVVKSVAWLYLWVFRGTPVYVQLVFWGLFSLIYPHIFLGVPWTNLGVSLDLGFMQNAFIIAIVGLALNEAAYMAEIVRAGLLSVDNGQEEAATALGMSWWQTMTRIVIPQAMRVIIPPTGNEVISMLKTTSLVAAIPLTTDLYGVARDISAVTYTPIPLLIVASLWYLLFTSILMVGQYFLEKRFSRGVNMRRPDNKEPALATGALPAAGAPDGNDLGGKG; encoded by the coding sequence ATGTCCCAGGGCAATCCGGCCGGTCCGGCGACGGGGGCAGCCCCGTCGCCGGCCGGCGCCCCGCCGTCTGAGCCGATCAAGGCGATCAAGCTCCGCCACCCCTGGCGGATCGTGTTCGCGGTCGTGCTCATCCTGCTGTTCGTCTGGTTCGTGATCGACGCCTCGCAGCGCTCCGCCTACGGCTGGCAGTACGTCGGCAAGTACGTCTTCGACAAGCGCATCAGTGCTGCTGCGCTCGTGACCCTCCAGCTCACGATCTACTCGATGGTCATCGGCGTCATCCTGGGTCTCGTGCTGGCCGTGATGCGGCTCTCGCCGAACCCCGTCGTCAAGTCCGTCGCCTGGCTCTACCTCTGGGTCTTCCGCGGCACGCCTGTGTACGTGCAGCTGGTGTTCTGGGGCCTGTTCTCGCTGATCTACCCGCACATCTTCCTCGGCGTCCCGTGGACGAACCTCGGCGTCAGCCTCGACCTCGGCTTCATGCAGAACGCGTTCATCATCGCGATCGTCGGCCTCGCGCTCAACGAGGCCGCGTACATGGCGGAGATCGTGCGCGCCGGGCTCCTCTCGGTCGACAACGGCCAGGAGGAGGCGGCGACCGCGCTCGGCATGTCGTGGTGGCAGACGATGACCCGCATCGTCATCCCGCAGGCCATGCGCGTGATCATCCCGCCGACCGGCAACGAGGTCATCTCGATGCTGAAGACCACCTCGCTGGTCGCGGCGATCCCGCTCACCACCGACCTCTACGGTGTCGCGCGCGACATCTCGGCGGTCACCTACACGCCGATCCCGCTGCTGATCGTCGCCTCGCTGTGGTACCTGCTGTTCACCTCGATCCTGATGGTGGGCCAGTACTTCCTCGAGAAGCGGTTCTCGCGCGGCGTCAACATGCGCCGGCCGGACAACAAGGAGCCCGCGCTCGCCACGGGCGCCCTGCCCGCCGCGGGCGCGCCCGACGGCAACGACCTGGGAGGCAAGGGATGA
- a CDS encoding amino acid ABC transporter ATP-binding protein, producing MTDTKTGVTPMVLAEGVSKSFGSNEVLKSISLSVRPGEVLCIIGPSGSGKSTFLRCINHLERVDAGRLSVDGQVVGYRQHGDKLYELKPKEASRQRREIGMVFQRFNLFPHMTALENIIEAPIRVKGLPKARAVERANELLVRVGLADKGDHYPSQLSGGQQQRVAIARALAMDPKLMLFDEPTSALDPELVGEVLDVMKGLAASGMTMVVVTHEMGFAREVADELVFMDGGVVVESGDPREVLANPQHQRTKAFLSKVL from the coding sequence ATGACCGACACGAAGACCGGCGTGACGCCCATGGTCCTGGCCGAGGGCGTCTCCAAGAGCTTCGGCTCGAACGAGGTGCTCAAGTCCATCTCGCTGTCCGTCCGCCCGGGCGAGGTGCTCTGCATCATCGGCCCGTCCGGCTCGGGCAAATCCACCTTCCTGCGCTGCATCAACCACCTGGAGCGCGTGGACGCCGGCCGCCTGTCGGTCGACGGCCAGGTGGTCGGCTACCGCCAGCACGGCGACAAGCTCTACGAGCTGAAGCCGAAGGAGGCGTCCCGCCAGCGCCGCGAGATCGGCATGGTGTTCCAGCGCTTCAACTTGTTCCCGCACATGACTGCCCTCGAGAACATCATCGAGGCGCCGATCCGGGTGAAGGGCCTGCCGAAGGCGCGCGCCGTGGAGCGGGCGAACGAGCTGCTCGTGCGCGTGGGCCTGGCTGACAAGGGCGACCACTACCCGTCGCAGCTCTCCGGTGGCCAGCAGCAGCGCGTGGCGATCGCCCGCGCGCTGGCGATGGACCCGAAGCTGATGCTGTTCGACGAGCCGACCTCGGCGCTCGACCCCGAGCTGGTCGGCGAGGTGCTCGACGTGATGAAGGGCCTGGCGGCCTCCGGCATGACGATGGTCGTCGTCACCCACGAGATGGGCTTCGCCCGCGAGGTCGCGGACGAGCTGGTCTTCATGGACGGCGGCGTCGTGGTGGAGTCCGGCGACCCGCGCGAGGTGCTGGCCAACCCGCAGCACCAGCGCACGAAGGCCTTCCTGTCGAAGGTGCTCTAG
- a CDS encoding SDR family oxidoreductase, whose amino-acid sequence MDNDARSSRPVVFITGASRPDNIGAAIARTLASLGWDVAFAFWDDYDASMPWGAPERGHDAFADELRAFGGRALPVAVDLSHPEAPARAIQRVRAGLGPIQALVASHAHSVDSGLLDTSVEAFDRHFAVNTRGTWLLIKAFAEQFEAPAEAGPALGRIVALTSDHTAHNLPYGASKGALDRIVIAAAVELAHLGITANLINPGPIDTGWMTPDLAEDLAAETALGRLGRPRDTADLVAFLLSASGGWINGQLLHSNGGFHLPV is encoded by the coding sequence ATGGACAACGACGCCCGCTCTTCCCGTCCCGTCGTCTTCATCACCGGCGCGAGCCGTCCGGACAACATCGGGGCGGCGATCGCCCGCACCCTGGCCTCGCTCGGGTGGGACGTCGCGTTCGCCTTCTGGGACGACTACGACGCTTCGATGCCGTGGGGCGCGCCGGAGCGCGGCCACGACGCCTTCGCGGACGAGCTGCGCGCCTTCGGCGGCCGGGCCCTCCCGGTCGCGGTCGACCTCTCCCACCCCGAGGCGCCCGCGCGCGCGATCCAACGCGTCCGCGCCGGCCTCGGGCCGATCCAGGCGCTGGTCGCCAGCCACGCGCACTCCGTCGACAGCGGGTTGCTCGATACGAGCGTGGAGGCGTTCGACCGGCACTTCGCGGTGAACACCCGCGGCACCTGGCTGCTGATCAAGGCGTTCGCCGAGCAGTTCGAGGCGCCCGCGGAGGCCGGCCCCGCGCTCGGCCGCATCGTCGCGCTGACCAGCGACCACACCGCCCACAACCTCCCGTACGGCGCCAGCAAGGGCGCGCTCGACCGCATCGTCATCGCCGCCGCAGTGGAGCTCGCCCACCTCGGCATCACCGCCAACCTGATCAACCCCGGCCCGATCGACACCGGCTGGATGACGCCCGACCTCGCGGAGGATCTGGCCGCCGAGACCGCCCTCGGGAGGCTCGGGAGGCCGCGGGATACGGCCGACCTCGTCGCCTTCCTGCTGTCGGCGTCGGGCGGCTGGATCAACGGCCAGCTGCTGCACTCCAACGGCGGGTTCCACCTGCCGGTCTAG
- a CDS encoding SdpI family protein: MIFVSLIVIASSLAAIVSIEAAARGRLGINSLIGLRVSSVMSSDEAWQRGHAAARVPVWIGASGAVAGSLISIVLPESARGVGQTASTTILLLGVIVGGIIASRAARGVVPPVFDDLPPNDSHT; the protein is encoded by the coding sequence ATGATATTTGTGAGTCTGATTGTCATCGCGAGCTCCCTTGCCGCTATCGTTTCGATCGAAGCAGCAGCACGCGGGCGCCTAGGCATAAACAGCCTGATCGGCCTTCGAGTTTCATCTGTGATGTCCTCCGACGAGGCTTGGCAGCGAGGTCACGCCGCCGCCCGTGTCCCCGTCTGGATCGGCGCCAGCGGCGCGGTGGCCGGAAGCCTCATCAGTATCGTGCTGCCCGAGAGCGCCCGCGGCGTAGGGCAAACCGCAAGCACGACAATCCTGCTGCTCGGCGTAATCGTCGGAGGAATCATTGCATCCCGCGCCGCAAGAGGCGTGGTGCCACCCGTCTTCGATGATCTTCCTCCGAACGACTCGCACACCTGA